A single genomic interval of Polaribacter vadi harbors:
- the hisD gene encoding histidinol dehydrogenase, with translation MKTIINPPKSTWSQLLQRPTKTVDDIEKTVTEIFTEVKKEGDKAVQKYTQLFDGVTLENNLVSEAEIKEAVSLVSDELKEAIILANKNITVFHNAQKTDKVFVETTKGVECWQEKRPIQKVGLYIPGGTAPLFSTVLMLTIPAQIAGCKEIVLCSPPNKEGKIHPAILFTAKLCGVTKIIKVGGIQAIAGLTFGTATIPQVYKIFGPGNQYVTVAKQLATKFGVAIDMPAGPSELLVVADDTAKASFVASDLLSQAEHGADSQVILVSTSKKLIEAVEIEINKQILDLPRVAIAQKAIANSKSIFVETDEIALNLINEYGPEHFIVCTNNNDFYVDNIANAGSVFIGNYTPESAGDYASGTNHTLPTNGFTKAYSGVNLDSFLKSITFQKISKEGIQTIGKSIELMAEAEGLQAHKNAVSIRLKRL, from the coding sequence ATGAAAACAATTATAAATCCACCAAAGTCAACTTGGTCTCAACTATTACAAAGACCCACAAAAACGGTTGATGATATTGAAAAAACTGTTACCGAAATTTTTACAGAAGTAAAAAAAGAAGGAGACAAAGCTGTACAAAAATACACACAGTTATTTGATGGAGTAACTTTAGAAAATAATTTAGTTTCTGAAGCTGAAATTAAAGAAGCAGTTTCATTAGTTTCAGACGAATTAAAAGAAGCTATTATTTTAGCGAATAAAAATATTACCGTTTTTCACAACGCACAAAAAACGGATAAAGTTTTTGTAGAAACCACGAAAGGAGTTGAATGTTGGCAAGAAAAAAGACCGATTCAAAAAGTTGGTTTGTACATTCCTGGAGGAACTGCACCACTTTTTTCAACAGTTTTAATGTTGACAATTCCTGCACAAATTGCAGGTTGTAAAGAAATTGTGTTGTGTTCACCACCAAATAAGGAAGGTAAAATTCACCCAGCAATTTTATTTACTGCAAAACTTTGTGGCGTTACTAAAATTATTAAAGTTGGCGGAATTCAAGCAATTGCTGGCTTAACTTTTGGAACAGCAACAATTCCACAAGTGTATAAAATTTTTGGTCCAGGAAATCAGTATGTTACAGTGGCAAAACAATTGGCAACCAAATTTGGAGTGGCAATTGATATGCCTGCAGGACCCAGTGAGTTATTGGTAGTTGCAGACGATACTGCAAAAGCCAGTTTTGTAGCTTCAGATTTATTAAGTCAAGCAGAACATGGAGCAGATAGTCAAGTTATTTTGGTATCAACATCAAAAAAATTAATTGAAGCAGTAGAAATTGAAATCAATAAACAAATTTTAGACTTGCCAAGAGTAGCAATTGCTCAAAAGGCCATTGCAAACTCAAAATCTATTTTTGTGGAAACTGATGAAATTGCGTTGAATTTAATTAACGAATATGGTCCAGAACATTTTATTGTTTGCACAAACAATAATGATTTTTATGTAGATAATATTGCCAATGCAGGTTCTGTTTTTATTGGGAATTACACACCAGAAAGCGCAGGAGATTATGCTTCTGGAACCAACCATACATTGCCAACAAACGGATTTACAAAAGCGTATTCAGGTGTAAATTTAGATAGTTTTTTGAAAAGTATTACGTTTCAAAAAATATCAAAAGAAGGCATTCAAACCATTGGAAAATCGATAGAATTAATGGCGGAAGCAGAAGGTTTACAAGCACATAAAAATGCAGTTTCTATAAGATTGAAAAGATTATAG
- the hisC gene encoding histidinol-phosphate transaminase — MKTNFNINSLVRENIKSLKPYSSARDEYKDATSGDMIFLDANENPFENGVNRYPDPQQNSVKELLSGIKNVPQKNILLGNGSDEVLDLIFRAFCEPKEDNIITLPPTYGMYSVLANINNIENREVLLTEDFQPKVAQILEKINKNTKILFLCSPNNPSGNSFSTDKVEELLQKFNGLVVIDEAYIDFSEQRSWLERLEEFPNLIITQTLSKAYGLAGIRLGVCYASQEIIAILNNIKPPYNVNELTQQKAVERLQKMEEVTNEISEIIKERTSLIHHLKEINFITKIYPTDCNFVLVKVDDATKRYNQLIAKGIVIRNRTNQPLCENCLRLTVGTRLENERLIKELLSISKS; from the coding sequence ATGAAAACAAATTTCAACATCAACAGTTTAGTTAGAGAAAACATCAAATCTCTAAAACCTTATTCATCAGCAAGAGATGAATATAAAGATGCAACTTCTGGCGATATGATTTTTTTGGATGCCAATGAAAATCCGTTTGAAAATGGTGTAAATCGTTATCCAGATCCACAACAAAATTCGGTTAAAGAATTATTGTCAGGTATTAAAAATGTTCCTCAAAAAAACATCCTTTTAGGAAATGGAAGTGATGAAGTTTTAGATTTAATTTTTAGAGCTTTTTGCGAACCTAAAGAAGACAATATTATTACATTACCACCAACATATGGAATGTATTCGGTTTTAGCGAACATCAATAATATAGAAAATAGAGAAGTTTTATTAACGGAAGATTTTCAACCAAAAGTTGCTCAAATTCTAGAGAAGATCAATAAAAACACTAAAATATTGTTTTTATGTTCGCCTAATAATCCATCAGGAAATAGTTTTTCGACTGATAAAGTAGAAGAATTATTGCAGAAATTTAATGGTTTAGTAGTTATAGATGAAGCCTATATCGATTTTTCTGAACAAAGAAGCTGGTTAGAAAGATTAGAAGAATTTCCGAATCTAATTATTACTCAAACCTTATCAAAAGCGTATGGTTTAGCAGGAATTCGTTTAGGAGTTTGTTATGCATCACAAGAAATTATTGCCATTTTAAACAACATAAAACCACCTTATAACGTAAACGAATTAACGCAGCAAAAAGCAGTTGAACGTTTGCAAAAAATGGAGGAAGTAACGAATGAAATTTCGGAAATTATTAAAGAAAGAACTTCTTTAATTCATCATTTAAAAGAAATTAATTTTATTACAAAAATTTATCCAACAGATTGTAATTTTGTTTTGGTAAAAGTAGATGATGCCACCAAAAGGTACAATCAATTAATTGCAAAAGGTATTGTGATTAGAAATAGAACAAACCAGCCTTTATGTGAAAACTGTTTGCGATTAACAGTTGGAACTAGATTGGAAAATGAGAGATTGATAAAGGAACTTTTATCAATCTCGAAATCCTGA
- the hisB gene encoding bifunctional histidinol-phosphatase/imidazoleglycerol-phosphate dehydratase HisB, producing MSKKVLFIDRDGTLVLEPPVDYQLDSLEKLEYYPKVFQFMAKIAAELEYELVMITNQDGLGTDSFPEDTFWPAQNKIIDAFAKEGVVFSEVFIDKTFPHENAETRKPRTGLLTKYFSEEYDLENSFVLGDRITDMELAKNLGAKGIFLSENPDLGADEIETSKQEIIDCIALTSTDWSEIYQFLKLKDRVVEITRNTNETKIYIQLNLDGSGKNDISTGLHFFDHMLDQIGRHGNMDLTIKVDGDLEVDEHHTIEDTMIAFGELFNKALGNKLGIERYGFCLPMDDCLAQVAVDFGGRNWLEWDAEFKREKIGDMPTEMFYHLFKSFTDGAKCNLNIKAEGTNEHHKIEGIFKAFAKAMKMAVKRDANKMFLPSTKGML from the coding sequence ATGAGCAAAAAAGTATTATTTATAGACAGAGATGGAACGTTGGTTTTAGAACCACCTGTAGATTATCAATTAGATAGTTTAGAAAAGTTAGAGTATTATCCTAAAGTTTTTCAATTTATGGCAAAAATTGCTGCTGAATTGGAATACGAATTGGTTATGATTACCAATCAAGATGGCTTGGGAACAGACTCTTTTCCTGAAGATACTTTTTGGCCAGCTCAAAATAAAATAATCGATGCTTTTGCTAAAGAAGGGGTTGTTTTTTCTGAGGTTTTTATTGATAAAACATTCCCTCATGAAAATGCTGAAACCAGAAAACCAAGAACAGGTTTGCTAACAAAATATTTTTCTGAAGAGTATGATTTGGAAAACTCGTTTGTTTTAGGAGATCGAATTACAGACATGGAATTGGCTAAAAATCTGGGAGCAAAAGGAATTTTCTTATCAGAAAATCCAGATTTAGGAGCTGACGAAATTGAAACGTCTAAACAAGAAATTATAGATTGCATCGCTTTAACTTCTACTGATTGGTCAGAAATTTATCAATTTTTAAAATTGAAAGATAGAGTTGTAGAAATTACCAGAAATACAAATGAAACCAAAATTTACATCCAACTAAATTTAGATGGTTCAGGTAAAAATGATATTTCTACAGGATTGCATTTTTTCGATCATATGTTAGACCAAATTGGGAGGCATGGAAATATGGATTTAACTATAAAAGTAGATGGCGATTTAGAGGTTGATGAACATCATACTATAGAAGATACCATGATTGCTTTTGGGGAGTTATTCAACAAAGCATTAGGGAATAAATTAGGTATAGAACGTTATGGTTTTTGCTTGCCAATGGACGATTGTTTAGCGCAAGTTGCAGTCGATTTTGGAGGTAGAAACTGGTTAGAATGGGATGCAGAATTCAAAAGAGAAAAAATTGGTGATATGCCAACAGAAATGTTTTATCATTTGTTTAAATCGTTTACTGATGGTGCAAAATGCAACTTAAATATCAAAGCAGAAGGCACAAACGAACATCATAAAATTGAAGGAATTTTCAAAGCTTTTGCAAAAGCGATGAAAATGGCTGTAAAAAGAGATGCAAATAAAATGTTTTTGCCATCTACAAAAGGAATGTTGTAG
- the hisH gene encoding imidazole glycerol phosphate synthase subunit HisH codes for MTKEISNNKSTSESSSPLGKLDGASVVIINYGAGNIKSIQFAFKRLGVDAVLSNNIDEIKAADKVIFPGVGEASSAMKMLQESGLDTLIPTLKQPVLGICLGMQLMCNSSEEGNTKGLGIFNVDVKKFSKDVKVPQMGWNVIADLKSDLFSGIKDKEFMYLVHSFYAEKCAEMIATTDYEIEYASALQKDNFYGVQFHPEKSGIIGSKILENFLKL; via the coding sequence ATGACTAAAGAAATATCAAATAATAAAAGTACGAGTGAGAGTTCTTCCCCTTTGGGGAAGTTAGATGGGGCTTCAGTTGTGATAATTAATTACGGAGCAGGAAACATTAAAAGTATTCAATTTGCTTTTAAAAGACTGGGAGTTGATGCAGTTTTATCAAACAATATTGATGAAATAAAAGCAGCAGATAAAGTAATTTTTCCTGGAGTTGGAGAAGCAAGTTCTGCCATGAAAATGTTGCAAGAAAGTGGATTGGACACATTAATTCCTACGTTAAAACAACCTGTTTTAGGAATTTGTTTAGGAATGCAATTGATGTGCAATTCCTCTGAAGAAGGAAATACAAAAGGACTTGGAATTTTTAATGTGGATGTAAAAAAGTTTTCTAAGGATGTAAAAGTTCCGCAAATGGGTTGGAATGTAATTGCTGATTTAAAATCTGATTTATTTTCAGGAATTAAAGACAAAGAATTTATGTATTTGGTACATAGTTTTTATGCCGAAAAATGTGCTGAAATGATTGCAACCACAGATTATGAAATTGAATATGCATCTGCTTTACAAAAAGATAATTTTTATGGAGTTCAGTTTCACCCAGAGAAATCTGGAATTATAGGTTCAAAAATTCTTGAGAATTTTTTGAAGCTATAA
- a CDS encoding GIY-YIG nuclease family protein: MNYYCYILSNKNRTLLYVGSTRDLEKRIKVHKSGNGANFTRKYNVFELIYFETFEDNKMARKRESQLKNWHKEWKWNLVKKSNPDLKILEI, translated from the coding sequence TTGAATTATTATTGTTACATTTTATCAAATAAAAATAGAACTTTACTTTATGTTGGTTCTACTAGAGACTTAGAAAAAAGAATTAAAGTTCATAAGTCTGGAAATGGAGCTAATTTTACAAGAAAGTATAATGTTTTTGAATTGATTTATTTTGAAACATTTGAAGATAATAAAATGGCTAGAAAAAGAGAAAGTCAATTGAAGAATTGGCATAAAGAATGGAAATGGAATTTGGTTAAAAAATCGAATCCAGATTTAAAAATATTAGAAATATAA
- the hisA gene encoding 1-(5-phosphoribosyl)-5-[(5-phosphoribosylamino)methylideneamino]imidazole-4-carboxamide isomerase translates to MRIIPAIDIIDGKCVRLTKGDYTTKKIYNENPLEVAKEFEAAGIEYLHVVDLDGAKASEIINYKVLEQIASKTNLKIDFGGGLKSDKDLEIAFNSGANQITGGSIAVKNAEIFESWIATYGSQKIILGADFYPDNSGGKIATNGWQEESALELIPFIADYQQKGIQYIICTDISKDGMLQGPSFDVYQQILSEVKNIKLIASGGISTFDELPKLAALGCEGVIIGKAIYENKISLKQLEKFILNN, encoded by the coding sequence ATGAGAATAATTCCAGCCATAGATATTATTGACGGAAAATGTGTTCGTTTAACAAAAGGCGATTACACTACCAAGAAAATATACAATGAAAATCCGCTTGAAGTTGCCAAAGAATTTGAAGCTGCAGGAATCGAATATTTACATGTTGTAGATTTAGATGGCGCAAAAGCTAGTGAGATTATCAACTATAAAGTTTTAGAGCAAATTGCATCAAAAACCAATTTAAAGATTGATTTTGGTGGTGGTTTAAAATCGGATAAAGATTTGGAAATTGCTTTTAATTCTGGTGCAAATCAGATTACTGGAGGAAGTATTGCTGTGAAAAATGCAGAAATTTTTGAAAGCTGGATTGCAACTTATGGATCCCAAAAAATAATTTTAGGAGCCGATTTTTATCCAGATAATTCAGGAGGAAAAATTGCGACAAATGGCTGGCAAGAAGAAAGTGCTTTAGAATTAATTCCGTTTATTGCAGATTATCAGCAAAAAGGAATTCAATACATAATTTGTACGGATATTTCTAAAGACGGAATGTTACAAGGACCAAGTTTCGATGTGTATCAACAGATTTTATCCGAAGTAAAAAATATAAAACTAATTGCTTCTGGTGGAATTTCAACGTTTGATGAATTGCCGAAATTAGCAGCATTAGGTTGTGAAGGTGTAATTATTGGAAAAGCGATTTATGAGAATAAGATTAGCTTAAAACAATTGGAGAAATTTATCTTAAATAACTAA
- the hisF gene encoding imidazole glycerol phosphate synthase subunit HisF has translation MLTKRIIPCLDIKNGRTVKGVNFVNLIDAGDPVVLAKQYADLGADELVFLDISATLEGRKTMREMVLKVAEQVNIPFTVGGGISSVEDVDVLLNCGADKVSINSSAVKRPDLVNELADKFGSQCVVVAIDAKQIEGEWFVHLAGGTIPTELNLFDWAKEVEKRGAGEILFTSMNNDGTKAGFANEALAKLSTELNIPIIASGGAGTVQHFIDTFVEGKSDAALAASVFHFGEIPILELKQELKEHNIPVRI, from the coding sequence ATGTTAACAAAAAGAATAATACCTTGTTTAGATATTAAAAACGGAAGAACTGTAAAAGGTGTTAATTTCGTGAATTTAATTGATGCTGGAGATCCTGTAGTTTTGGCAAAACAATATGCAGATTTAGGCGCAGATGAACTCGTTTTTTTAGATATTTCTGCAACCTTAGAAGGTAGAAAAACCATGCGTGAAATGGTTTTGAAAGTTGCTGAACAAGTAAATATTCCGTTTACAGTTGGTGGAGGAATTTCATCAGTAGAAGATGTAGATGTACTTTTAAACTGTGGTGCAGATAAAGTTTCTATCAATTCATCTGCAGTAAAAAGACCTGATTTAGTAAACGAATTGGCAGATAAATTTGGGAGTCAATGTGTGGTTGTTGCTATTGATGCAAAACAAATTGAGGGAGAATGGTTTGTGCATTTGGCAGGAGGAACCATCCCAACAGAATTGAATTTATTTGATTGGGCAAAGGAAGTTGAAAAACGTGGTGCAGGAGAAATTTTATTCACTTCTATGAATAATGATGGTACAAAAGCAGGTTTTGCAAATGAAGCTTTGGCTAAATTATCTACAGAATTGAATATTCCAATTATTGCTTCTGGTGGAGCAGGAACTGTACAGCATTTTATTGATACTTTTGTAGAAGGGAAATCGGATGCAGCTTTAGCAGCAAGCGTTTTTCATTTTGGGGAAATTCCGATTTTGGAATTAAAACAAGAATTGAAAGAGCATAATATTCCAGTTAGAATATAA